One window from the genome of Pyxicephalus adspersus chromosome 6, UCB_Pads_2.0, whole genome shotgun sequence encodes:
- the LOC140332604 gene encoding granzyme A-like isoform X1, with protein sequence MSSSAMCRVPWSNQTGANMKIMNGREAAPNSRPYMALIKLDGKDEEMLCGGSLIKDRWVLTAGHCDRDGWKKKIILGAHSREKSNQWWQEFHVEKSIAHPNFNKTNLNNDLRLIKLKEKARLTKAVQLLPLPTTYKDPEERSTCETAGWGETEKAEAADNLMEVNVTILDREKCAKHWSENKANITENVICIIVGPGSEDTCGGDSGGPLMCNGVFTGITSFGEGVCGKIKDASVFTRLTEEYIEWINETIED encoded by the exons ATGAGCAGTTCAGCAATGTGTAGAGTTCCctggagcaatcagacag GGGCcaatatgaaaataatgaatgGACGAGAAGCTGCCCCTAACTCCAGGCCATATATGGCACTCATTAAGCTTGACGGAAAAGATGAAGAAATGTTATGTGGAGGAAGTTTGATAAAAGACAGATGGGTTTTAACTGCTGGTCACTGTGATAG GGAtggatggaagaaaaaaataattcttggcGCTCATTCCAGAGAAAAGTCAAACCAATGGTGGCAAGAATTTCATGTGGAAAAATCTATTGCGCACCCAAATTTTAACAAGACaaatttaaataatgacctcCGGCTAATAAAA ttaaaggaaaaagcaaggttAACAAAAGCTGTTCAACTTTTACCATTACCAACAACATACAAGGACCCTGAAGAAAGAAGTACATGTGAAACAGCTGGATGGGGAGAGACAGAAAAAGCCGAAGCAGCAGATAATCTGATGGAAGTTAATGTCACTATACTAGACAGAGAGAAATGTGCCAAACATTGGAGTGAGAACAAAGCAAATATAACCgaaaatgttatttgcatcaTTGTGGGGCCTGGAAGTGAAGACACATGTGGA ggAGATTCAGGTGGTCCTTTAATGTGCAATGGAGTGTTTACAGGAATTACTTCATTTGGGGAAGGTGTGTGCGGAAAAATTAAAGATGCGTCTGTCTTCACTCGTCTGACTGAGGAATACATAGAATGGATAAATGAGACAATAGAAGACtga
- the LOC140334225 gene encoding duodenase-1-like: MKLFLVLDLFVLHLLSSDAGRIKIINGNETNPHSRPYMALIKYGTRFGDVICGGSLIHESWVLTAGHCRMLGSVTTIILGAHAKDKNEKEQQVFRFPRDYTHPRYDESCFCNDLKLYKTAPSFNPKTFHAYFSYLKQQNWEMLLKFYLCHKHLQT; this comes from the exons ATGAAACTGTTCCTTGTTCTGGATCTCTTTGTACTTCATCTGCTCAGCTCTGATG CTGGcaggataaaaataataaatggaaatgaAACTAATCCACATTCCAGACCCTACATGGCTCTGATAAAGTACGGAACAAGGTTTGGCGATGTTATATGTGGAGGCAGTTTAATACATGAAAGTTGGGTGCTGACTGCTGGTCACTGTCGAAT GCTAGGGAGCGTCACAACTATTATTCTTGGTGCCCatgccaaagacaaaaatgagaaAGAGCAGCAGGTGTTTCGTTTTCCCAGGGATTATACGCACCCTCGCTATGATGAAAGctgtttttgtaatgatcttaaactATATAAA acAGCACCTTCATTTAATCCTAAAACCTTTCATGCATATTTCAGTTACCTAAAGCAGCAAAACTGGGAGATGCTGTTAAAGTTTTACCTTTGCCACAAACATTTGCAGACCTAG
- the LOC140332604 gene encoding granzyme A-like isoform X2, whose protein sequence is MKIMNGREAAPNSRPYMALIKLDGKDEEMLCGGSLIKDRWVLTAGHCDRDGWKKKIILGAHSREKSNQWWQEFHVEKSIAHPNFNKTNLNNDLRLIKLKEKARLTKAVQLLPLPTTYKDPEERSTCETAGWGETEKAEAADNLMEVNVTILDREKCAKHWSENKANITENVICIIVGPGSEDTCGGDSGGPLMCNGVFTGITSFGEGVCGKIKDASVFTRLTEEYIEWINETIED, encoded by the exons atgaaaataatgaatgGACGAGAAGCTGCCCCTAACTCCAGGCCATATATGGCACTCATTAAGCTTGACGGAAAAGATGAAGAAATGTTATGTGGAGGAAGTTTGATAAAAGACAGATGGGTTTTAACTGCTGGTCACTGTGATAG GGAtggatggaagaaaaaaataattcttggcGCTCATTCCAGAGAAAAGTCAAACCAATGGTGGCAAGAATTTCATGTGGAAAAATCTATTGCGCACCCAAATTTTAACAAGACaaatttaaataatgacctcCGGCTAATAAAA ttaaaggaaaaagcaaggttAACAAAAGCTGTTCAACTTTTACCATTACCAACAACATACAAGGACCCTGAAGAAAGAAGTACATGTGAAACAGCTGGATGGGGAGAGACAGAAAAAGCCGAAGCAGCAGATAATCTGATGGAAGTTAATGTCACTATACTAGACAGAGAGAAATGTGCCAAACATTGGAGTGAGAACAAAGCAAATATAACCgaaaatgttatttgcatcaTTGTGGGGCCTGGAAGTGAAGACACATGTGGA ggAGATTCAGGTGGTCCTTTAATGTGCAATGGAGTGTTTACAGGAATTACTTCATTTGGGGAAGGTGTGTGCGGAAAAATTAAAGATGCGTCTGTCTTCACTCGTCTGACTGAGGAATACATAGAATGGATAAATGAGACAATAGAAGACtga